The window ATGGGCAGCTACATCGCTAAGTTTGCAGTCGAAGCAAGCGCATTTTACAATGGAAGAATACTCCCTGTTGCGCTGGAAGACCCCGAATAGTGATAAGTGGGATTCTTACTCTATATTTTCTACATTACCCCGTAATTTTAATCAGATAGAAATCAAGAGCCGTGAAAAAACATTTAGTGCTATTACTGGTTATTGCCTTCGGTATTCAGATATCCAACAACGTACTTCAAGCACAATCTATTGAGCTTTTGGGTAGCAGCACGCTTAATGGAGCTATGAATGGGGTACTCTTGGGTGGTGCAACCATGGCACTCCAAAACTCTAATGAATACCGTCCAGTAGAAGTTGGGCTAGGAACCGGAACCTTGGTTGGAATTGGAATGGGAGCTTACGATATGTCTCAAGTGAGTCAAGGGCAACAATTTTATATTTCCGGCACCTTCAATGACGGCACCAATCGCTCAATACTTGTTCTGCTTGATACCATTTATGGTGCTGCCGGTGGCATGGTAGTGGGCAGCTCTATTACACTTATTGCCAAAGAACGTATTGCAAAAGGATTGCAATATGGAGCTGGCACTGGTGCTTGGCTGGGATTTGGCTTTGGTCTTTTTGATGCTTTTGTACTTTCGCAACGGCCTGCCAATCTTCGGGCTTCATTAAGGCGTTCCAGCCATTCTGTAGGAGGTGTTATTTCTTACAGCAATGCCCATAAATCTGTTGAAGTGGGTCTCATAAATCCCCAAATTATTGAACAGAAAGAACTCTCAGCTAACAAGTTCCAAAAAAGCTACCAACCTGCCATAAATGTGGTAGAGCTGCAGGTAAATCTCTAATTAGTCTTCTTCTGTTCCCTCATAATCTTCTGGGGTATCGAATTGTGCTCCTTCTTCAGGTTCTTTAGCCAATGCAAGATAACGAATAAGCTCTTTGGCTGTATTAGAATGCCCGGAAAGAGATGGATGCAACCCATCACTCAAATAATTCCATGCTGCTGGTCCCGGTTTTTCTTCCTCCTGCTCTTCTACGCTGTCATCCGGATCCATCATCCGCTCTCCAAGAGGATCAACAATATATCCTTTCTTTCCAGTTAAAATCTCCCGGTATTGGCTTAAATCTTCTTCCGAGAGATCAAAGTGAAATAGTCGCATCTGCTGCAACATTTCTGGAATTACGGGAGGTGGACTCAACCAAATAAGTGGGTTATCCGTCACATCATTAACTACAGTCTCAATTGTATTCAAGTTTTCCCAGTAATCAGCCAGCGAAACAAGCGTTCGGTCAGGAGAAACATGTAAACGCTGGGCATCAAAAGTCCCTAATGCTACAATCACCCAATCAGGATCATGATCTAACACATCACGATTTAACCGTTTCAACGCATCCGTAGAGGTATCATAAGAAACACCACTATTAACAAATGTCAGATCGGCATCTTCCAGTCCAATGGTCAATACCTGCTCAAAAATGTTAAACCAGCTCTGCAGATCATCTGTCAGGGAATCGCCGATGGCTACAATAGTATCTCCCTCCTCAAAAGGAAGTTCATGGATCCATTCAGAAACTTCGCCATCTTCCAGCAATTCTATAGCTGCTTCCTTGGCATTAGAAGAAAAACGATCGCGAAGCTCTTTTAACTCATCGGTTTCCAATCCCATTAGCCCGGCTATCGCTTCCTCATTTTTAATACCTGGGAGTAATGGAAAACGCTTCTCAAGGTTTAAAAACTGTAATAGATAATTTTCTAATACTTCTTTCTCTTCTTTGCTTGCTTTATAGTCACTCATAATAATGCCTTTTTGAAAATTGTTTATCTAATTTTCTAATAATTCTTGTACGAGTCTTGGAGCGCCCTTGGCTGCTGGCTCCTGAATGTGTTTCCATCCTTCTAAGGTTCTAAGTTCTGGCGTGGCAGGATCAATGATGTATTTGGGGATATCTTGATCCACTAAGTCAACTAAACCTGCAGCCGGATACACTACAAGAGACGTTCCAACCACAATCAAGATATCTGCTTTGGGAACAACTTTAGATGCCTTTGAGATATTAGGAACGGGTTCCCCAAACCATACAACATGTGGACGAAGCTGAGCTCCATCTTCCGCTGTGTCTCCAAGTTCAATAGAATCCCCACCAATATCATAGATTAACGATGGATCATCTTCACTTCGAACTTTAGATAGCTCTCCATGCAAATGAATCACATCTGAGGCACCGGCTCGCTCATGTAGATCATCAACATTTTGGGTGATAATTGTAACATCGAACGCCTCCTCTAACTGGGCCAATGCTTTATGCCCAGCATTGGGTTCAACAGAATGTGCCTGCCTGCGACGTTGATTGTAAAATTCGAGTACTAACTCTTTATCACGCTCCCATGCTTGTGGAGTAGCCACTTCT of the Fodinibius sp. Rm-B-1B1-1 genome contains:
- a CDS encoding SGNH/GDSL hydrolase family protein, with translation MSDYKASKEEKEVLENYLLQFLNLEKRFPLLPGIKNEEAIAGLMGLETDELKELRDRFSSNAKEAAIELLEDGEVSEWIHELPFEEGDTIVAIGDSLTDDLQSWFNIFEQVLTIGLEDADLTFVNSGVSYDTSTDALKRLNRDVLDHDPDWVIVALGTFDAQRLHVSPDRTLVSLADYWENLNTIETVVNDVTDNPLIWLSPPPVIPEMLQQMRLFHFDLSEEDLSQYREILTGKKGYIVDPLGERMMDPDDSVEEQEEEKPGPAAWNYLSDGLHPSLSGHSNTAKELIRYLALAKEPEEGAQFDTPEDYEGTEED
- a CDS encoding NAD-dependent deacylase; its protein translation is MDKIIVLTGAGMSADSGLKTFRDSDGLWEGHDVQEVATPQAWERDKELVLEFYNQRRRQAHSVEPNAGHKALAQLEEAFDVTIITQNVDDLHERAGASDVIHLHGELSKVRSEDDPSLIYDIGGDSIELGDTAEDGAQLRPHVVWFGEPVPNISKASKVVPKADILIVVGTSLVVYPAAGLVDLVDQDIPKYIIDPATPELRTLEGWKHIQEPAAKGAPRLVQELLEN